One Lycium barbarum isolate Lr01 chromosome 5, ASM1917538v2, whole genome shotgun sequence genomic window carries:
- the LOC132641375 gene encoding probable alpha,alpha-trehalose-phosphate synthase [UDP-forming] 9, with amino-acid sequence MPSRSCANLLDMASGDILDIPQTPRALPRVMTVPGIIADGYGSNDGDSDSMSSSYRERKIVVANMLPLHARRDAAADKWFFSLDEDSLLLQLKDGFSPETEVVYVGSLKVDVEPSEQEEVAQRLLEEFKCVPTFVPHDIQEKFYHGFCKQQLWPLFHYMLPMCPDHGDRFDRQMWQAYVSANKIFADKVMEVVNPEDDYIWIQDYHLMVLPTFLRKRYHRVKLGFFLHSPFPSSEIYRTLPVRDEILKGLLNCDLIGFHTFDYARHFLSCCSRMLGLDYESKRGHIGLDYFGRTVYIKILPVGIHMGRLESVMNFSSTFDKAKEVQEQFKGKKVILGVDDMDIFKGISLKLLAFEYLLQQDQTLQGKLVLVQIVNPARSSGKDVQEAKRETYSTVERINQIYGTSDYKPVILIDRPVPRCEKTAYYAVAECCLVNAVRDGMNLVPYKYIVCRQGSPGMDDAMGIKTDSPRTSMLVVSEFIGCSPSLSGAIRVNPWDIEAVAEALNVAITMSDSEKQLRHEKHYRYVSSHDVAYWARSFMQDLERACKDHYSKRCWGIGLGLGFRVIALSPSFRKLSIDHMVSSYRRTQRRAIFLDYDGTVVPQSSLIKAPSAEVITLLNDLSNDPKNTVYIVSGRGRRSLSEWLAPCERLGIAAEHGYFIRGSKTSDWECLVSDLDWKPIVEPVMKLYTEATDGSYIEPKESALVWHHQDADPDFGSCQAKELLDHLENVLSNEPAVVKRGQHIVEVKPQGVTKGLVAQKVLSMMVDSGNPPDFVMCIGDDRSDEDMFESILSSVSSPSVTAAPDIFACTVGQKPSKAKYYLDDTSDVLRLLQGLANASCPKPRHTAHFQVAFGAVL; translated from the exons ATGCCGTCAAGATCTTGTGCtaatcttttggacatggcatctGGAGACATACTAGATATACCTCAGACACCTAGAGCTCTTCCACGTGTGATGACAGTTCCTGGAATCATCGCAGATGGTTATGGAAGCAATGATGGTGATTCAGATAGTATGTCGTCCTCGTATCGAGAACGAAAAATTGTCGTAGCAAACATGCTGCCTTTGCATGCTCGAAGGGATGCAGCAGCTGACAAGTGGTTCTTCAGTTTGGATGAGGATTCCCTTTTATTGCAATTGAAGGATGGGTTTTCTCCTGAAACTGAGGTTGTCTATGTAGGTTCTCTCAAGGTTGATGTAGAGCCTAGTGAACAGGAGGAAGTTGCTCAGCGACTTCTTGAGGAGTTCAAGTGTGTGCCTACTTTTGTACCCCATGACATCCAGGAAAAGTTTTATCACGGCTTCTGTAAGCAGCAACTTTGGCCTCTTTTCCACTACATGCTTCCAATGTGTCCTGATCATGGAGATCGTTTTGACCGGCAGATGTGGCAAGCTTATGTCTCTGCAAATAAAATTTTCGCTGATAAGGTTATGGAAGTGGTTAATCCTGAGGATGATTATATCTGGATTCAAGATTATCACCTCATGGTTCTCCCAACATTTTTGAGGAAGCGCTACCATCGTGTCAAGCTAGGTTTCTTTCTTCATAGCCCATTTCCTTCGTCAGAAATTTACCGAACTCTTCCTGTTAGGGATGAAATTCTGAAAGGGTTGTTAAATTGCGACCTCATTGGCTTTCATACCTTCGATTATGCACGTCACTTTCTGTCATGCTGCAGTCGAATGTTGGGTCTAGATTATGAATCTAAACGAGGACATATTGGACTTGATTATTTCGGCCGTACAGTCTACATTAAAATTCTGCCAGTGGGCATACATATGGGTCGACTAGAGTCTGTGATGAATTTTTCTTCTACTTTTGATAAAGCTAAAGAAGTTCAAGAACAGTTCAAGGGGAAGAAGGTAATTCTAGGTGTGGATGATATGGACATCTTTAAAGGCATTAGTCTGAAATTGCTAGCATTTGAGTACCTACTACAGCAGGACCAGACCTTGCAGGGGAAACTTGTTCTTGTTCAAATAGTAAATCCCGCTCGTAGCTCGGGCAAAGATGTTCAGGAAGCAAAGAGGGAGACATATTCAACTGTTGAAAGGATCAACCAGATTTACGGTACATCTGATTACAAGCCTGTAATTTTGATTGATCGTCCAGTTCCTCGCTGTGAGAAAACTGCATACTATGCTGTTGCTGAATGCTGCCTAGTGAATGCTGTGAGGGATGGAATGAATTTAGTGCCTTACAAGTATATTGTTTGCAGGCAAGGTTCTCCTGGTATGGATGATGCCATGGGTATCAAAACTGATTCTCCTAGGACTAGCATGCTTGTTGTGTCAGAATTTATTGGTTGTTCCCCATCTCTGAGTGGAGCTATTAGGGTAAATCCATGGGATATTGAAGCTGTGGCTGAGGCTTTAAATGTGGCCATTACGATGTCTGATTCTGAGAAACAACTTCGTCATGAGAAGCACTACCGCTATGTAAGCTCTCATGATGTAGCTTACTGGGCTCGTAGCTTTATGCAGGATTTGGAAAGAGCTTGCAAAGATCATTATAGTAAGCGTTGCTGGGGTATTGGTCTAGGCCTGGGCTTCAGAGTTATTGCACTTTCTCCGAGTTTTAGAAAGTTGTCTATTGATCACATGGTCTCCTCCTATAGGAGGACACAGAGAAGGGCAATATTCTTGGACTATGATGGCACTGTTGTACCTCAGTCATCATTGATTAAAGCTCCAAGCGCTGAAGTTATCACACTGTTGAATGATTTAAGCAATGATCCTAAAAACACAGTATATATTGTTAGTGGCAGAGGAAGGAGGTCATTAAGCGAATGGCTGGCACCATGTGAAAGGCTCGGCATAGCTGCTGAACATGGGTATTTCATTAG GGGTAGTAAAACGTCGGATTGGGAATGTTTGGTTTCTGATCTTGACTGGAAACCAATTGTGGAACCTGTGATGAAACTTTACACAGAAGCAACTGATGGATCATATATCGAACCTAAAGAGAGTGCTTTGGTGTGGCACCATCAGGATGCAGACCCAGACTTTGGCTCCTGTCAGGCCAAGGAATTGTTGGATCATTTGGAAAATGTACTTTCAAATGAACCTGCAGTTGTTAAGAGGGGCCAACATATTGTCGAAGTCAAGCCACAA GGTGTTACTAAAGGATTAGTGGCGCAAAAGGTTCTCTCAATGATGGTAGATAGCGGGAATCCACCTGATTTTGTTATGTGCATTGGAGACGATAGATCAGATGAGGACATGTTTGAGAGCATATTAAGCAGTGTATCCAGTCCGTCTGTCACTGCTGCCCCAGATATCTTTGCCTGCACTGTTGGGCAAAAGCCAAGCAAAGCCAAGTATTACCTCGATGATACTTCTGATGTTCTTAGACTGCTTCAAGGCCTTGCTAATGCGTCTTGTCCAAAGCCAAGACATACTGCTCATTTCCAGGTTGCGTTTGGTGCTGTTCTGTGA
- the LOC132641376 gene encoding uncharacterized protein LOC132641376 isoform X2 has protein sequence MVKFSTLILTVLLLSVIFCNVSATPSPTKIVNGVVSNAVTKLMKWVWSLKASSKTVTSGRPMMKFESGYSVETVFDGSKLGIEPYSVEIMSSGELLILDSANSNLYKISSSLSQYTRPRLVAGSADGYSGHVDGKLREARMNHPKGLTLDDRGNIYIADTENMVIRKISDAGITTIAGGKWSRGGGHVDGPSEDAKFSNDFDVVYMGSSCSLLVIDRGNKAIREIQLHFEDCAYQYDSGFPLGIAVLLAAGFFGYMLALLQRRVGTMVSPEENTSIFTEEYQKPMKLSVRPPLIPTEGEEEKQEESMSGSLGKLITRTGASVSEILGGVFPMFKRLPLNHQYQQQQLQQQLQQQQYQQYPWPVQDSFVIPKEDEPPSIDPRTPTPRKTYAFMSKDSEKMQQLKQSRAIYGGGWNPDFQQHQQQTQKHLNHHQYHSSGPQTFYEQSSDNTKEVVFGAVQEQGQRETVIKPLDHANPVYDRHNVRSRFNSAGYSQGY, from the exons ATGGTGAAGTTCTCAACTTTGATTCTCACAGTTCTGCTACTTTCTGTTATTTTCTGTAATGTTTCAGCTACACCATCACCTACAA AAATTGTAAATGGGGTTGTTTCAAATGCTGTTACTAAGCTGATGAAATGGGTATGGTCACTTAAAGCCAGTAGTAAAACAG TGACTTCTGGGAGACCAATGATGAAATTTGAGAGTGGGTATAGTGTGGAGACAGTGTTTGATGGAAGCAAACTTGGAATTGAGCCTTATTCTGTGGAGATTATGTCTAGTGGGGAGCTACTGATTTTGGATTCTGCTAATAGTAATCTTTACAAGATCTCTTCCTCTTTGTCTCAGT ACACCAGACCTAGGTTGGTGGCTGGATCAGCTGACGGATACTCTGGTCATGTTGATGGAAAATTACGGGAGGCAAGAATGAACCATCCGAAAGGTCTTACTCTTGATGACAGAGGGAATATCTACATAGCAGATACTGAAAACATGGTAATTAGGAAGATAAGTGATGCAG GGATCACAACAATTGCTGGTGGTAAATGGAGCCGTGGAGGTGGGCATGTTGATGGACCGAGTGAAGATGCAAAATTCTCTAATGATTTTGATGTGGTCTATATGGGAAGCAGTTGTTCCCTTCTTGTCATAGACAGGGGAAATAAAGCGATACGGGAGATCCAACTTCATTTTGAAGACTGTGCTTATCAGTATGATAGTGGTTTTCCTCTAG GAATTGCTGTGCTTTTGGCTGCTGGCTTCTTTGGTTACATGCTAGCATTGCTACAACGAAGGGTTGGTACCATGGTATCTCCGGAAGAA AACACATCCATTTTCACCGAAGAATATCAGAAGCCAATGAAATTATCAGTAAGGCCTCCCCTAATTCCAACTGAAGGTGAGGAGGAGAAGCAAGAAGAAAGCATGTCTGGATCTCTAGGAAAGCTAATCACGCGTACTGGAGCATCAGTTTCGGAAATTTTAGGAGGTGTGTTTCCAATGTTCAAAAGGTTGCCTTTGAACCATCAGTATCAACAGCAACAGTTGCAGCAACAGTTACAGCAACAGCAGTATCAGCAATACCCATGGCCGGTACAGGACAGCTTTGTAATTCCAAAAGAAGATGAGCCCCCGTCCATCGACCCCAGAACCCCTACTCCACGAAAGACTTATGCGTTCATGTCCAAAGATTCCGAAAAAATGCAACAGCTGAAACAAAGCCGTGCTATTTATGGTGGTGGATGGAATCCTGACTTTCAACAACACCAACAGCAGACTCAGAAGCATCTAAATCATCATCAGTATCATTCATCTGGACCTCAAACATTCTACGAGCAAAGCTCAGATAATACTAAGGAAGTAGTTTTCGGGGCAGTCCAAGAACAAGGGCAACGTGAGACAGTGATAAAGCCGCTGGACCATGCAAATCCTGTTTATGATCGTCACAATGTTCGTTCTCGATTCAACTCTGCTGGATATTCTCAAGGCTATTAA
- the LOC132641376 gene encoding uncharacterized protein LOC132641376 isoform X1 — MVKFSTLILTVLLLSVIFCNVSATPSPTKIVNGVVSNAVTKLMKWVWSLKASSKTVTSGRPMMKFESGYSVETVFDGSKLGIEPYSVEIMSSGELLILDSANSNLYKISSSLSQYTRPRLVAGSADGYSGHVDGKLREARMNHPKGLTLDDRGNIYIADTENMVIRKISDAGITTIAGGKWSRGGGHVDGPSEDAKFSNDFDVVYMGSSCSLLVIDRGNKAIREIQLHFEDCAYQYDSGFPLGIAVLLAAGFFGYMLALLQRRVGTMVSPEEDQNTSIFTEEYQKPMKLSVRPPLIPTEGEEEKQEESMSGSLGKLITRTGASVSEILGGVFPMFKRLPLNHQYQQQQLQQQLQQQQYQQYPWPVQDSFVIPKEDEPPSIDPRTPTPRKTYAFMSKDSEKMQQLKQSRAIYGGGWNPDFQQHQQQTQKHLNHHQYHSSGPQTFYEQSSDNTKEVVFGAVQEQGQRETVIKPLDHANPVYDRHNVRSRFNSAGYSQGY, encoded by the exons ATGGTGAAGTTCTCAACTTTGATTCTCACAGTTCTGCTACTTTCTGTTATTTTCTGTAATGTTTCAGCTACACCATCACCTACAA AAATTGTAAATGGGGTTGTTTCAAATGCTGTTACTAAGCTGATGAAATGGGTATGGTCACTTAAAGCCAGTAGTAAAACAG TGACTTCTGGGAGACCAATGATGAAATTTGAGAGTGGGTATAGTGTGGAGACAGTGTTTGATGGAAGCAAACTTGGAATTGAGCCTTATTCTGTGGAGATTATGTCTAGTGGGGAGCTACTGATTTTGGATTCTGCTAATAGTAATCTTTACAAGATCTCTTCCTCTTTGTCTCAGT ACACCAGACCTAGGTTGGTGGCTGGATCAGCTGACGGATACTCTGGTCATGTTGATGGAAAATTACGGGAGGCAAGAATGAACCATCCGAAAGGTCTTACTCTTGATGACAGAGGGAATATCTACATAGCAGATACTGAAAACATGGTAATTAGGAAGATAAGTGATGCAG GGATCACAACAATTGCTGGTGGTAAATGGAGCCGTGGAGGTGGGCATGTTGATGGACCGAGTGAAGATGCAAAATTCTCTAATGATTTTGATGTGGTCTATATGGGAAGCAGTTGTTCCCTTCTTGTCATAGACAGGGGAAATAAAGCGATACGGGAGATCCAACTTCATTTTGAAGACTGTGCTTATCAGTATGATAGTGGTTTTCCTCTAG GAATTGCTGTGCTTTTGGCTGCTGGCTTCTTTGGTTACATGCTAGCATTGCTACAACGAAGGGTTGGTACCATGGTATCTCCGGAAGAA GATCAGAACACATCCATTTTCACCGAAGAATATCAGAAGCCAATGAAATTATCAGTAAGGCCTCCCCTAATTCCAACTGAAGGTGAGGAGGAGAAGCAAGAAGAAAGCATGTCTGGATCTCTAGGAAAGCTAATCACGCGTACTGGAGCATCAGTTTCGGAAATTTTAGGAGGTGTGTTTCCAATGTTCAAAAGGTTGCCTTTGAACCATCAGTATCAACAGCAACAGTTGCAGCAACAGTTACAGCAACAGCAGTATCAGCAATACCCATGGCCGGTACAGGACAGCTTTGTAATTCCAAAAGAAGATGAGCCCCCGTCCATCGACCCCAGAACCCCTACTCCACGAAAGACTTATGCGTTCATGTCCAAAGATTCCGAAAAAATGCAACAGCTGAAACAAAGCCGTGCTATTTATGGTGGTGGATGGAATCCTGACTTTCAACAACACCAACAGCAGACTCAGAAGCATCTAAATCATCATCAGTATCATTCATCTGGACCTCAAACATTCTACGAGCAAAGCTCAGATAATACTAAGGAAGTAGTTTTCGGGGCAGTCCAAGAACAAGGGCAACGTGAGACAGTGATAAAGCCGCTGGACCATGCAAATCCTGTTTATGATCGTCACAATGTTCGTTCTCGATTCAACTCTGCTGGATATTCTCAAGGCTATTAA
- the LOC132641377 gene encoding uncharacterized protein LOC132641377 isoform X1 gives MASLISTLFMFFFIIINISFTSVVGEVIFEDGYSVSTVIDGHKLNINPHSIIPVSGGEANLIILDTSASTFYTLSYNKGSDFSITKLTGSGIGYVDGSLDKAKFYNPKSFAADSKGNIYVADIKNKHAIRKISKSGVTTIAGGYSPTAGRADGPGLNATFSENYELSFIPERCTLMISDLGNSLVREIKLKAEDCSRDSHSDLRAVSTWLLTVGLPCLVCLILGFVIRPYVIPNDHSNRLQHNMTWKHFLISLERQVLMFCFGIRNVVVDSNIYSLLRKLVLLSFSHLRLMFSPKVVVCQTSRRQPAPLLNSDDCGIKELANSLVVANSLGDLITFDGSLDNSELTTSQDDVVKESTDVSVVDSMILANIKGFAEQGNASSGPEVSHSILSLVNQKRKIV, from the exons ATGGCTTCACTAATTTCTACCCTCTTTAtgttcttcttcatcatcatcaatataagtTTTACCTCAG TTGTTGGTGAAGTGATCTTTGAAGATGGTTACTCAGTCAGCACAGTGATTGATGGCCACAAGCTTAATATTAACCCTCACTCAATCATCCCTGTATCTGGTGGTGAAGCTAATCTCATCATTCTTGATACTTCTGCCAGTACTTTTTACACTTTATCATACAACAAAGGCTCAG ATTTTTCTATTACGAAGTTAACTGGTAGTGGCATTGGCTATGTGGATGGTTCTCTGGATAAGGCTAAGTTCTACAATCCGAAAAGCTTTGCTGCTGATTCAAAAGGGAATATTTATGTTGCTGATATTAAGAACAAGCATGCAATTAGAAAGATTAGCAAGTCAG GTGTTACTACCATAGCAGGAGGTTATTCACCAACAGCAGGCCGTGCTGATGGACCTGGATTAAATGCCACATTCTCAGAAAATTATGAGCTTTCTTTTATTCCTGAAAGATGCACTTTAATGATCTCAGACCTTGGCAATAGTTTAGTCCGTGAAATAAAGCTCAAGGCTGAGGATTGTTCAAGAGATTCTCATTCTG ATCTAAGAGCGGTTTCTACATGGCTCTTAACTGTGGGGCTTCCCTGCTTGGTCTGCTTGATTCTTGGGTTTGTCATTCGTCCTTATGTTATCCCAAAT GATCACAGCAATCGTCTTCAACACAACATGACATGGAAGCACTTCCTAATCAGTCTGGAGAGACAAGTTCTGATGTTCTGCTTCGGCATCAGAAACGTAGTTGTTGATTCAAATATCTATTCGCTTTTAAGGAAGCTCGTATTGCTTAGCTTCTCCCATCTGCGTCTAATGTTTAGTCCTAAAGTAGTAGTATGCCAGACTTCTCGTAGACAACCAGCGCCTCTTTTAAATTCTGATGACTGTGGAATCAAAGAATTAGCAAACTCGCTGGTGGTAGCTAACAGTTTAGGGGATTTGATAACTTTTGATGGAAGTTTAGACAACTCTGAGCTGACTACTAGTCAAGATGATGTGGTGAAGGAAAGTACCGATGTTTCTGTTGTAGACAGCATGATATTAGCTAATATAAAAGGGTTTGCAGAGCAAGGGAATGCTTCTTCAGGGCCTGAAGTTTCACATAGCATTTTGAGCTTAGTTAATCAAAAAAGGAAAATAGTATAG
- the LOC132641377 gene encoding uncharacterized protein LOC132641377 isoform X2 — protein MASLISTLFMFFFIIINISFTSVVGEVIFEDGYSVSTVIDGHKLNINPHSIIPVSGGEANLIILDTSASTFYTLSYNKGSDFSITKLTGSGIGYVDGSLDKAKFYNPKSFAADSKGNIYVADIKNKHAIRKISKSGVTTIAGGYSPTAGRADGPGLNATFSENYELSFIPERCTLMISDLGNSLVREIKLKAEDCSRDSHSDLRAVSTWLLTVGLPCLVCLILGFVIRPYVIPNTGSQQSSSTQHDMEALPNQSGETSSDVLLRHQKRSC, from the exons ATGGCTTCACTAATTTCTACCCTCTTTAtgttcttcttcatcatcatcaatataagtTTTACCTCAG TTGTTGGTGAAGTGATCTTTGAAGATGGTTACTCAGTCAGCACAGTGATTGATGGCCACAAGCTTAATATTAACCCTCACTCAATCATCCCTGTATCTGGTGGTGAAGCTAATCTCATCATTCTTGATACTTCTGCCAGTACTTTTTACACTTTATCATACAACAAAGGCTCAG ATTTTTCTATTACGAAGTTAACTGGTAGTGGCATTGGCTATGTGGATGGTTCTCTGGATAAGGCTAAGTTCTACAATCCGAAAAGCTTTGCTGCTGATTCAAAAGGGAATATTTATGTTGCTGATATTAAGAACAAGCATGCAATTAGAAAGATTAGCAAGTCAG GTGTTACTACCATAGCAGGAGGTTATTCACCAACAGCAGGCCGTGCTGATGGACCTGGATTAAATGCCACATTCTCAGAAAATTATGAGCTTTCTTTTATTCCTGAAAGATGCACTTTAATGATCTCAGACCTTGGCAATAGTTTAGTCCGTGAAATAAAGCTCAAGGCTGAGGATTGTTCAAGAGATTCTCATTCTG ATCTAAGAGCGGTTTCTACATGGCTCTTAACTGTGGGGCTTCCCTGCTTGGTCTGCTTGATTCTTGGGTTTGTCATTCGTCCTTATGTTATCCCAAAT ACAGGATCACAGCAATCGTCTTCAACACAACATGACATGGAAGCACTTCCTAATCAGTCTGGAGAGACAAGTTCTGATGTTCTGCTTCGGCATCAGAAACGTAGTTGTTGA